In a genomic window of Helianthus annuus cultivar XRQ/B chromosome 10, HanXRQr2.0-SUNRISE, whole genome shotgun sequence:
- the LOC118483207 gene encoding chitinase CLP-like, whose translation MTAYVNMQYLHANFLIDIDAPFIWHDCIVQWNIYPGSCPSNTLCTSPVSCEEYQCTDVRTTYSYEHNPPCPPVTNSSTLPGWGYCTCPVNVVDPVTGSCGEALLNYDEFTVNTSNGRNVFTGLYGAYPNAACANSSSFESFPANVTGVMAFSSSPYAFPAYLFQPLKRSLALCLPSNSSTRGVLFFGSGPYYLLPNSDVDVRSLLSYTPLLKHPDSFGYYIGVKAIVIKNKSIGITGNFSTKLSTLEPYTVLRTDIYKRVIWAFSVAAIGIPLARPVSPFLLCYHSGYKFPNIDFSLEDGKKWTVDMSNSMKQVTPDVACLAFVDGGATAEHAIVIGTYQFEDNFLMFDLENSTFGFSSSLLHEQTSCSNFNFTLTDGN comes from the coding sequence ATGACGGCATATGTTAACATGCAATACTTGCATGCGAACTTCCTTATAGACATCGACGCTCCATTCATATGGCACGACTGCATCGTGCAATGGAACATATATCCTGGTAGTTGTCCAAGCAACACACTTTGCACATCTCCGGTTtcttgtgaagaatatcaatGCACGGACGTGCGAACTACTTACTCATATGAGCATAATCCTCCCTGCCCTCCAGTAACCAACAGTTCCACATTGCCTGGTTGGGGATATTGTACATGTCCGGTAAACGTGGTGGACCCCGTTACCGGATCATGTGGCGAAGCGCTGCTCAATTATGACGAGTTCACGGTTAACACAAGCAATGGTAGAAATGTTTTCACTGGTTTATATGGTGCTTATCCTAACGCAGCATGTGCTAATTCTTCCTCATTTGAATCATTCCCTGCTAATGTTACTGGTGTCATGGCATTTTCCTCATCTCCTTACGCGTTTCCAGCTTATTTATTTCAACCGCTTAAAAGATCATTAGCTCTATGTTTGCCAAGCAATTCGTCTACTCGTGGAGTTCTTTTCTTCGGTTCTGGTCCTTATTACCTTCTTCCCAACTCGGATGTTGACGTTAGAAGTTTACTTTCGTATACTCCGTTACTAAAGCATCCAGACTCTTTTGGATACTATATTGGTGTCAAGGCCATTGTTATTAAAAACAAATCTATTGGCATCACTGGGAATTTCTCTACTAAACTTAGTACACTTGAGCCTTACACCGTCCTTAGAACTGATATTTATAAGCGTGTGATTTGGGCGTTTTCGGTTGCAGCAATAGGAATCCCTCTTGCAAGACCAGTGTCTCCTTTTCTCCTTTGTTACCATTCTGGATATAAGTTTCCCAATATCGATTTCAGTCTCGAGGATGGGAAGAAGTGGACTGTAGACATGTCTAACTCCATGAAACAAGTAACACCAGATGTGGCGTGCTTGGCGTTTGTTGATGGTGGTGCGACTGCTGAACATGCGATTGTGatcgggacatatcagttcgaaGATAACTTTCTGATGTTTGATTTGGAGAATTCGACTTTCGGTTTTAGTTCTTCGCTGTTGCATGAGCAAACATCCTGTTCAAACTTCAACTTTACGCTAACTGATGGCAATTGA